The DNA window ATTTAATCGTAAAAGTTGTTCCTGCAACCCTTTCAACAGAAATTTGGCCTTCTATTTGATTAACAAGAAGGTTCACAATGGTTAGTCCGAATGAATCTATGTTGTTTATATCAACATCTTGGGGAATGGTTTTTCCGTTATCTGAAATTTTTAGGATGTACTCACCATCATTTTCATGAAAGCTTACACTGATAACTCCCAATGCATCATCTGGAAATGCGTATTTCAGGGAATTTGAAACCAATTCATTGACAACTAATCCTACGATTAACGCAGTGCTAGAATCTAAAATAATATTGTCTAGATCTAGGATATATTTGATCTTGTCTGTTATGGAATAAGATTTTAATACCTCGTCCATGAGCTGGTTGAGGTAGTAGCTCAAGTTTATGGTTTCTAAATTTTTATTGCTGTAAAGTTTTTGATGTATGATTGCCATGGCCCTGGCACGATTTTTAGAGTCTAACAAAATATCTTTAGCTTTTTGATCTTCTACATGCTCTGCTTGGAGGTAAAGAAGGCTTGACAATGTGACTAAATTATTTTTCACCCTGTGATGTGTTTCTTTTATCAATAAATCCTTCAATTCCAAGGATTGTTGGTTTTTTTCTTGTGTTTGTTTTAGTTTTGTAATGTCCTGAGCTATGTGTGTGCTTCCAATAGGTTCGCCATCATTATTTTGTATAGGGCTGGTTGTTACTAAGAGCCAAGCATCGATATCTGATAACTCAACTTCTTCGGTGCACTGTTGATTATTTTTTAAGGTTTGAGAATGGGGACAAAAATCTGGTGGATTCTCTGTACCATGAACGATCTTGTAACACTTCTCCAGGATGGGATCATCCGGAATATTAAATGCCTGCTTCATACTTTCATTTATACGAACAATCCTATGTTTATCATCCAAGATCATGATGGGTGCTTCGATGGAATCAAAGATAAATTCCCATGCAATTTCTGGTATCGTTGGTAATCCTTCATTATTCAATTCAAAATCTTCCATAAACTTTGACCCCCCATTTTAATTATGCCATTTAATTGATATTCAGTATCCTCATAACAACTTATGAATAGCTGCATTTGAAAAATCCATTTTATTTAGAAAAAAATGGAAATAAAATATTCTAAAGATAATTTGGGTTCTACTCTTAAAATATTAATGAAGAACATGATCCGCTATTCTATTATAAGCATTAAAACAGCTCATTATCTCTAATTTATTTTTTCCTTACAAATGTATTTATTAATTCCATATTCCGTGATATATAGTTAAGGATCATCCCTTGATCTTATAAAAGCAAATATTACAGACAGTCAAAGAATCTTCAATAAATTCTTTTGCTCTTAAATTTCTAACTTGAATTATTTGCAGAACATCAGTAGGTTGGTCCAAGTTTAGTTAATCATTAAGAGTTCCAATAAATTTGTTTATCTGATCGTTTACACTGCACATCTCATTTAAAACTGTTCGGAACTGATCTTTAGATTCAATTAATCTTTCCTCTAATTTAGTTTGTTCAGCCTTTAATTCATTTATTTGGATGTCTTTCTCTGCCAACAATCCTTTATATTCTTCCACTAAATTGTTTAGTTCAACAATCTTCTGATGCTGTGATTTGGAGTCCTTAAATATCTTAGTGAAATTTGTTTCCAGTTTTTTAAGTTCTGTTTCGATGGTTTGATGTGATCCATAATTTTTAGCTTCAATGGACTCATCGAAGTTACTGACATTGTTAAATGTTCCAACAGACGAAACAGAGTTAGCTTCAGCACATTTGTCATTCATGGCTTCAACATTCTTTGGTTTAGAACTTTCTGTATCTGGATAGGATACGTTATTTTTCAGTGTATTTAAATTTCTATTCGTGTTCACATCCCCCTCTTCTTTGTTAAAATCAGTGAGATCTTTCCTTGAAGTTTTTTGGGTCATCAACTTTTCAAAATCTCGGTTAGATTTTAATTTGATATGTTTTTCAATTGATGATCTTAAAGTCTCATCTTCAGATGTTTTAGACACATAATCCCTATTTTGAATATTTTTAAGTCTGGCTGATAGTTCTTTATCGGTGCTTGAACTGTAATATATTATAGGGGTTTGAAGTTCAGAATCAATGAGTTCAGCTGTTTCAATACCATTTAATTTACCTTTAAGAGTTATATCCATAATAACAAGGTCAGGTTTGGTTTTGTGAAACTGTTTCACTGCATCTTGACTAGTAAAGGCTACAGGACTTTTGTATCCCCAATTTTCAAGTTTCACTTGTAAAGCTGTGGCTAGTATACCATCATCTTCCACAACCAATATTTTTCCAGGTATATTAATCTCCCCCTTTAAACTTTACAGATTATATACTACCAACTAATTTCAATTAAATGTAAATTAGTTGATATCATCTATAATTCACGTAAAAAACTTTTGAATTAGAATTTTTCATGTTTAGTATGTAATATTATCACTATAGATAATATAAAGAATCAAAATGCACAAAAGCACACATAATTAATGTAATTTATGCTCTATTATTTTTTTTAGAATATTTCCGAGAAGATTTATATAGGGTAGATGATGATTTAATTGATAATTACATGAAGGGATACTAAAATATGATTTAATGGCTGGATTAATAGGATGGTTAAAAGCTTAACAGCTCAAATTAATTAAGTAGACTGTAATATTAGATAAGGTTGATTAAAATCGTTATTTCAATTTAGCTTATGGAATTCAAAAAAGGATAAAAAAATAGTATATTAATTAGTTGATACTTGTTTGAATATACTATTTACAATGGTTTTAATGTCTTTAGAGTAGATGTAGTTGTAACCATTATTTATTAAATATTGATCTGGGTTAGCCAGTCCAGTAAATGAAGCAGGACTGTAATTGTCATCATGAGCTCGTTCTAAAAATGCTAAACCAGTTATTACCTTTGAAGGTGGCCAAAATATACTGTAAACAGATCTTGCACCCTTTATTTTTTTATACCAAGATTGACCCATTTCAAGAAGAGTTCCTGCATCTGCACCACCATAGATATCTACAATGAGTGCATTTTGTGGTACATTAGTATTTTGCAACACTTTCACGTGGGTGTTAGGACCTATTCCCATGTTGTAGGCTTTAATGCCCAGAGCTTTTAGTCCTGTTACTATGTTGTTTATTCTTGTGTTATCTGCGGTTTTGTTGTTTATATTGTCACTTGTTATGTAAACTGGCCTTGAGTAGTACATGTTTATCTTGAGTCCTTGGGTTGCGAGTATGGTCTGGAAGTCTGATATCATTACCTTCTTGGTACCATAGCTCACGTAGTTTGGAAGTCTGTGGTTGGTGTTGTAAAAATTCTGTGCCCTGGTGTATCCATCTTTGATCTGAGCAGAGGTTAATCCGCTAACAAGAGTAGTGTTACTGGTGGTTGTAGTTTTAATGGTTCCAGTTGTTGAACCCGATGCTTGAGCTGTTGAGGCTGCAGCACCTGCACCTATATTCAGGATCAGTACTAAAAATAAAAGAGCTGTGATGGAATATAATAATTTTTTCCTTATTGCAATTCCCCCGTTTCCCAACCAATCATTTATTACAATGAGGTTTGGTTAATTATTATTTACAACCAAAATATCATATAAATCTTTTTATTTTATTTTCCCGTAAAACAGCTTTAAATGACCTTGTTTCTAAAATAAAGCCCATATTAAAGAGTTGTTATTTCATTTAAAAATAGTAATAGTTGACTGGTAGTTATTTAAAATGACTTACAGTTATTTATATGGAAATAAGACACAATTAACACAGTCAACAACTTTAACCATCATATAGAAACCAAATCTTCAATCAGAAACTTCCAGTCAAGTTTAATGCATAAGTAAGCTATTGAAAAAATTTCTTCTAAAAACGAAAATTAAATGAGGATAATCAAATAATTTCTAGAAAAATATGAAAGCAGCAAATCAAAGTTTAGCCTACTTTCAATTTCATCGTAGTTTAGGATGTCAAAATCAAGTGGAATACTGTTTAGGAGGGATAGTAAAGAATGGTTTGTCCGAAGAAATATTCCATGAGTTCATGGAACCAGAATGAGATGTACCCTAGTTTTGGCAAGATTAGCATTTGATGGTTTATTTTAACTACCTTTGCAATCACAGCTTTGGGGTAGACTATTTCTGGATCCTCTTTTTGATTGTTATCACCCTTTAATGTATAGATATAACTTCCATTTACTGCTTGTTTATTTATTACCCTGTGAATTACTGGTTTATGGTCAAACCATGTTGCATTGTATACCACCACGTCTCCAACATCTATATTGTCGGTTTCGTAGTTTATGATGACAATGTCTCCCTTGTGAAGTAAGGGTTCCATACTTTCAGATGAAACAACATTCAAGTGTTGGGCCAGAACAATTCCAACTGCGAAGATACTGATCAGTATCAACATATCATTCCATTTCATATGCATCACCCATAATAGTTATTACTTATATTATAATATGTAATAATAACTATTAAAGGATTTCCAATTCATGATAAAAAAGGATGTGGCAACCAAATTTCATCTAAAATAATGTGCAAAGAAGGTCCACCATGATCAGCAAGTTTAAGAGTTGAAATAAAAAAAAGTTAAAAAGGAAGGTTATAAATAAAATGAACCATTCATACTAATTCTTTACCGGAATATTTTGTCTCCAGGGTGTAAATATTCGTATAAAAATTTGATGAATCCCGATGTGTTGGACTGGGAGTCCAAGATATTTTTAACGTCCAATATCTGGTGATCGGCCATGATCCTATTTTTAAGATGCTTCCCAAACTGGAGATATCCAGATTTTTTACCTGACATAAGGTCAGAGAGAAGGGTTAAGACTTGCGTATATTCCCTTGGAACACCCACTACCCACCTATCTTCTTCTATCCAAGCATTATCAGGGTACTTATCTAAAAATCTTTTCTGATGTTCCCTTATCCAAATTTTAGGTCCTAAATGTTTTTTAAGAACTGGTAGTTCCCAGACTTCAAATTCTATTAACATCACAGCTTCGTTGATTTCATCTGTCCAAGATGCACTTCCAAACACTTCAAAACCCTCAGACTCAACCATCCTAACAATGGAATGTTCGGTCTTTTTAATCTGCGGATAAACAGCATCTGCAGGTATGTTTGGAGGTTTGAATGTTATGAGTACAGTTTTGGTTTTTCTATTATTGAAGAGTTCCTTAAGGATTTCCTCATCCATTTCATGGGTTTTTTGTTTGAAGTAAGATTCATTGGGTTCTTGGTGGAAGTTCACTGCAGCCACCACGAATTCTGACATTTTCTGGAGGGTGAGTGCTGCGGCCACATTCCGGTTTGGATCAACGGGATCAACTGCTACCAAAGGATCCTTGAAGTTTCCCCCTGTTTGGTAGTTCATGAGATCGATTGTGTGGCCGTATTTCCAGTTAAGAGCCGCATTCTGGATGGTTTCTTTGAAGCTTCCGTACTCCAGTATCATGAGTTCGCAGAGGTACCCTGAAAATCCTCCCACCTTAAACTCTGAACCATAGGTGCCCACAGATTCCATGAACTTCTTGAGCAAAACAACTTCATCCTCCTGTTTAGGGGTCAAGTTGGCCTGAATATATTTGGTGTGGAGTAATGTTCTGTCAACAGCACTTTTAAGTTCCTTGTAGGATTTTATATCGTAACAGGGCACAAAATCTATGTAGTAATCATTGATGTAACCTGTTACATAGGGATGTGAAGCGTAGCGTTCCTCAGCTGCCCCTTCCATTTTCTTTATGGTTTCATGACCTATTTCAAGGCCGTACTTCTTTAAAAGTTTTGTTGATGTATCTAGTGGAAATTTCATTAGAATGTCAATGTCAGCATTTCCTGAAAGCCAAGTTCCCTTGGAAACAGAACCTACAAGTGCAGCTTCTACTTCAACACCCAGTTCTGAAGCAGTATCATTTATAACATTAACAAGATCTCCTGAGAGTTTCATTACTTCTTCATGTTCCTGTTTTGAGGGTTTAATTCCCTTTAAAATAGTATCGTAATCTAGTTCTGACAATAAACTCACCTTAAATATTAAAAAAATTATGAAAAATACAATGGTTCCTTACACTGCAATAAATTCATACCATACAAAAAATTATATTTTCACAAGAAAATATCGTGAAGATCAGTGTAAATAGGACCTACCGGAGTTAGTTCACTTTTTTTAAGTGTTAACCTATCTATGTTCATGGATCCTATCTCAATATTTTCTAGTTCCTTTACCAACGCACTGAGTTCATCCCTGTTTTTAGTTCCTTTAACACGTCCAATAGTGAGGTGAGGTATGTAGCTTCTTTCTTTGTTAAAGCCCATTTTTGAGAATTCCATGTCGAGTTCGCGTTGGACCTTTGAAAATGCACCAGGATGTTCAACACCCAGCCATACAACTTTGATGTAATCTGTGCTTGGAAATGCTCCCAATCCCTTGATGTTTATGTTGAATGGAGCGTAGTCTTTGATGTGTTCCTCTGTCATTTCCACTATGGTATCTTTCCTTTCAGGGGTAATATCCCCCAGAAATTTGAAGGTAAAATGAAGGTTCTCTTCTTCAACCAGTTTAATGTTGGAACTGACCTGTGCCAGCTGTTTTTGGATGTTCATTATTTTGTAGGTTAAGTTTGGATCTAAATCCACCGCGAGAAATGCCCTCATTGTTCGATCACCTTTTTGCGAGTTTTTTAATTCTTTCAAGACTTTGTTCAGGGGTTTCAATGATATTTAATAGATAAACATCGAGTTTGCTGAATACTTCCCTGAAGAAGTTGTATCTGAGTTTAAATTTTCTGTTGTCTTTTACCAGTTGATGGGGATTACAGAAATCCTTTTCTTCCATGAACTTCATGGCCTCTTCAAGTTCAAGCTTTTTAAATGGAGGATGGTTAGTATCTCTCTCAAGGAGTACAACTGACATGAGTGTAGAGCTTTCCCTACTTCTACCCTTAAATAGGGTGTTAACGTCTGCCAATCCTCTGCCCTTATTATCAAGCTTGACACGTTTGAGTTCATCTGTGAAGCATGTCCACACATTGATTATATCGTCTCTGATGTAACTATTTTTTTCAGATGCGTAAACAACAGTCGCATTTTCAAACAGTCTGGTGAAAAACCAATCATCAGAGATGTAATTAAAATCCTTGTTTTGGAGTAATCCATAGGTCAACGTACTTTTACCTGTACCTGGAGGACCTATAAGTGCTATGGCATGTCCTTCGTAGTCCACTGTTGATCCGTGGACCGAGTATCTCCTGTGTACAGAATGGTACTCTTCAAAGAAATCTGATATAACAGCCAGAGCTATGCTCTTAACCCATCCGTAGTAGTCACAATTTTTAATGATACAGGTTTTGGAAACAGTTTCGTAGAGAACTTCGAGTTCTCCCCCATCATCAACGGTGAAAATTTTGGCGTGGGGCCTTATATCTTCGTTCATAAATTTGAAGTTGTCTTCCCACTCTTCCTTAAAGTCATGATTGTCTGTTAATAATTTAACACAAGCCCCGTTTATATTGGCCTTTCTTTCATATCTGACTTTGCTTACAAGCTCGTCAAACATGTCATCCTTTGCTTGGGGTTCTATTAGTTTAACAGTGTATCCCGTCATGATTAGAATCACCTGTGTTTTGGGTTTTATCCAAATTATTAAGGATCAAACATTTTAATCATTAAATATAATTCATAAACTTTATTCACGGGTGGTGAAGATTTCTCCATCTTACTTCTCTATTATTGATTCTTCTATGGCCATTCCAAAGTGTCTGGCTGATTTATCTAAGTAAACCATGACCCTGTCCCCCACCTTGAGCTGAGCAACTGACACTGGGTCACCGTCTTGATTGATGAGTCTAATGGTTTCTGCATTTTGAAGCAAAGTCCTTACACTCACACCTTCATGTTCAGCTTCAACCAGCATGAGAGGTCTTTTCTCTATTTTAACACGTCCCACAACTGTTGTTTTGGTGTTTCCTTTAGAGTCAACCGTTAATACTTCGTCACCTGTTTCTATCTCTGATAGGTATCTGGTTTTGTTGCCAGGTGTCATTACATATGCATGTACAGGTCCAGCATTTACCCTGAAGGGTCTGCTTGCCACATATTCACTTTCTAATGATTCACTGTGAACCAAAAAAAGGCCCTTTGAGTAGGAGCCAACCAGCATTCCCTCGCCTACTTGCATCATGGAACAGGTGTCTACACATACCCTGTCTCCAGATCCAACTGGTTCAACCTTGGTAACGTTCGCTGCAACGAGTTGGTAGGTTTCAGAGTCTATTTTCTCTATGAATTCTGCAACCTTTTTTATCTGGGATATGTCGTTAGGAATTAAAAGAACACCGTCTGTACCGTATTCCAGTGTTTCAAGTGCAAGTTTGGCCTCATCAAAATCCTTCACAGCTGCTATGATCTTGACGTCCTGGCCTTGGAGTTCTGCTATGATGTTTTCAAGGGGTATGACAGTCCAATCTTTACCTTGAAGAACCAGATAATCTGCAGTTTTCCCGAGTTTACTTGCTAGTTCTTCGTGTTTTTTACTATTTATTTCCATGTAAGCCGCAACTGTACTGCCACTAGCTTTAAGGGCTGTTAAATCTGCAAGATCCTTGGAGTTGGATAGATCGTCGGGAATGGTTAAGGTTCCATCACCTTCTCCATTAATTCCTACCATGTGTATGTCTGAATCCTTTGTGTTGGACACTACGCTGAGATTTCCGAGTTTGGCTATTTTCTCTGGATCTTCGTAGTCTACGATGTGGTCAATTCCAGATTCAAGAGCCGCTGTTATTAACAGTTTTTTTTCGTCCCAGTTTTGTCCTTCTGCCTTAATCCATGCGAATTTCATTGGTGTTACCTTCTAAAAAATAATTAAAAAAATATAGGAGTTGATTCATGAATCTTTAGTTAGCTTGTGCCGTTTAGTATCTTGAGTGCATCTTCAACTTCCATGTTGTTATGAACAATTTCAGCTATGGCCCTGGTGGTTTTGCTAGGTGATTTAGCCTGGAATATGTTACGGCCAATTGCAACACCTGCTCCTCCGACATCAACAGAATTTTTAACCATTTCAAGCAGTTGTTTGTCTGTTTCTACCATTGGTCCTCCTGCTATTACAACAGGTACTGGGCATCCGTCAACAACCTCTTTAAAGGTCTGTGGATCTCCTGTGTAGTTGGTTTTTATGATATCTGCTCCGAGTTCTGCTCCTGCCCTTGCAGCTAGCTTCACCACATCTACACTGTGTTCGTTTTCTATCTTCTTTCCCCTTGGGTACATCATGGCTATGAGTGGCATTCCCCATTCATCACATGTTTCTGCAATGGTTCCCATCTGCACCAACATTTCAGGTTCCTTTTCTGAACCAATGTTCACGTGGACTGAAACAGCATCTGCACCTAGTTTCAATGCCTTTTCCACCGAGGTTACTAGCACCTTGTGGTCAGGGTCTGGTCCCACCGATGTACTTGCTGACAGGTGGATGATAAGACCTATGTCGTTACCGTATCCTCTGTGACCTTTGCCAACCATTCCTTTATGTTCTATTACAGCGTTTGCTCCTCCGCTTGCAACTTCATCAATGGTTTCTGCCATATCTATTATTCCGTCCACCGGTCCAATGCTCATACCATGATCCATTGGTACTATGACGCATCTTCCTGTTTTTCTGTTTAATATACGTTCGATCCTGATTCTTTTACCTATCATAAACATTCCATCCTTAACTTAATTTTGAAGACCAGAGTTTGAACTCCTTCAATCTTGGTGGTATCCCATCATTTCCTGATGATTCCAGCCATCCCTCTTGGGATTTAATCTCTTCTTCTGCTTGAGCTGAATGTATAAAATCTACTAATCCCCTATTTCTAATTATAGTTAAACGTGGTTTTAAAGTTGATGACCATATGAAAAATACCTTGAACACAGTGTCAGGATGGTATCCTCCTCCAAGGTCAACAGACAGTACGTCACATCTACCTATTTCTTTAATTTGTTTAGCAACCATTTCAAGGGTTTCATGAAGCCTTACATCGGCCTTGTAAAAATTTATATTGGAATTGTTTTCCTCTAACAATTTCATGGGAGTTATAGCTTCAGGACTGTTATCCAGTGCAATTACCCTTCCATTTGGTGAAAGCTCAGCTATTATAGCTGTTGAATTACCTACATGACATCCAAGCTCAACAACAACATCTGCTTTCTTAATATTATTTATTAACTCTTGCCTATAAACTTTGATATCGTAACTAATTTTTATCATATTTTTCCCCTTGAGCCTAGACTATTATTGGATTGGACCTGCAAATCTTAAAACAGTAACTACTAAAATTAAACGAAATCAACGAGTATTTGCTCATA is part of the Methanobacterium lacus genome and encodes:
- a CDS encoding PAS domain-containing sensor histidine kinase gives rise to the protein MEDFELNNEGLPTIPEIAWEFIFDSIEAPIMILDDKHRIVRINESMKQAFNIPDDPILEKCYKIVHGTENPPDFCPHSQTLKNNQQCTEEVELSDIDAWLLVTTSPIQNNDGEPIGSTHIAQDITKLKQTQEKNQQSLELKDLLIKETHHRVKNNLVTLSSLLYLQAEHVEDQKAKDILLDSKNRARAMAIIHQKLYSNKNLETINLSYYLNQLMDEVLKSYSITDKIKYILDLDNIILDSSTALIVGLVVNELVSNSLKYAFPDDALGVISVSFHENDGEYILKISDNGKTIPQDVDINNIDSFGLTIVNLLVNQIEGQISVERVAGTTFTIKFKEKREN
- the cca gene encoding CCA tRNA nucleotidyltransferase, whose amino-acid sequence is MSELDYDTILKGIKPSKQEHEEVMKLSGDLVNVINDTASELGVEVEAALVGSVSKGTWLSGNADIDILMKFPLDTSTKLLKKYGLEIGHETIKKMEGAAEERYASHPYVTGYINDYYIDFVPCYDIKSYKELKSAVDRTLLHTKYIQANLTPKQEDEVVLLKKFMESVGTYGSEFKVGGFSGYLCELMILEYGSFKETIQNAALNWKYGHTIDLMNYQTGGNFKDPLVAVDPVDPNRNVAAALTLQKMSEFVVAAVNFHQEPNESYFKQKTHEMDEEILKELFNNRKTKTVLITFKPPNIPADAVYPQIKKTEHSIVRMVESEGFEVFGSASWTDEINEAVMLIEFEVWELPVLKKHLGPKIWIREHQKRFLDKYPDNAWIEEDRWVVGVPREYTQVLTLLSDLMSGKKSGYLQFGKHLKNRIMADHQILDVKNILDSQSNTSGFIKFLYEYLHPGDKIFR
- a CDS encoding phosphoenolpyruvate carboxykinase (ATP); this encodes MTGYTVKLIEPQAKDDMFDELVSKVRYERKANINGACVKLLTDNHDFKEEWEDNFKFMNEDIRPHAKIFTVDDGGELEVLYETVSKTCIIKNCDYYGWVKSIALAVISDFFEEYHSVHRRYSVHGSTVDYEGHAIALIGPPGTGKSTLTYGLLQNKDFNYISDDWFFTRLFENATVVYASEKNSYIRDDIINVWTCFTDELKRVKLDNKGRGLADVNTLFKGRSRESSTLMSVVLLERDTNHPPFKKLELEEAMKFMEEKDFCNPHQLVKDNRKFKLRYNFFREVFSKLDVYLLNIIETPEQSLERIKKLAKR
- the thpR gene encoding RNA 2',3'-cyclic phosphodiesterase, producing the protein MRAFLAVDLDPNLTYKIMNIQKQLAQVSSNIKLVEEENLHFTFKFLGDITPERKDTIVEMTEEHIKDYAPFNINIKGLGAFPSTDYIKVVWLGVEHPGAFSKVQRELDMEFSKMGFNKERSYIPHLTIGRVKGTKNRDELSALVKELENIEIGSMNIDRLTLKKSELTPVGPIYTDLHDIFL
- a CDS encoding 3-dehydroquinate synthase II; the encoded protein is MKFAWIKAEGQNWDEKKLLITAALESGIDHIVDYEDPEKIAKLGNLSVVSNTKDSDIHMVGINGEGDGTLTIPDDLSNSKDLADLTALKASGSTVAAYMEINSKKHEELASKLGKTADYLVLQGKDWTVIPLENIIAELQGQDVKIIAAVKDFDEAKLALETLEYGTDGVLLIPNDISQIKKVAEFIEKIDSETYQLVAANVTKVEPVGSGDRVCVDTCSMMQVGEGMLVGSYSKGLFLVHSESLESEYVASRPFRVNAGPVHAYVMTPGNKTRYLSEIETGDEVLTVDSKGNTKTTVVGRVKIEKRPLMLVEAEHEGVSVRTLLQNAETIRLINQDGDPVSVAQLKVGDRVMVYLDKSARHFGMAIEESIIEK
- a CDS encoding signal peptidase I, producing the protein MKWNDMLILISIFAVGIVLAQHLNVVSSESMEPLLHKGDIVIINYETDNIDVGDVVVYNATWFDHKPVIHRVINKQAVNGSYIYTLKGDNNQKEDPEIVYPKAVIAKVVKINHQMLILPKLGYISFWFHELMEYFFGQTILYYPS
- a CDS encoding 2-amino-3,7-dideoxy-D-threo-hept-6-ulosonate synthase — encoded protein: MIGKRIRIERILNRKTGRCVIVPMDHGMSIGPVDGIIDMAETIDEVASGGANAVIEHKGMVGKGHRGYGNDIGLIIHLSASTSVGPDPDHKVLVTSVEKALKLGADAVSVHVNIGSEKEPEMLVQMGTIAETCDEWGMPLIAMMYPRGKKIENEHSVDVVKLAARAGAELGADIIKTNYTGDPQTFKEVVDGCPVPVVIAGGPMVETDKQLLEMVKNSVDVGGAGVAIGRNIFQAKSPSKTTRAIAEIVHNNMEVEDALKILNGTS
- a CDS encoding pseudomurein-binding repeat-containing protein, which translates into the protein MGNGGIAIRKKLLYSITALLFLVLILNIGAGAAASTAQASGSTTGTIKTTTTSNTTLVSGLTSAQIKDGYTRAQNFYNTNHRLPNYVSYGTKKVMISDFQTILATQGLKINMYYSRPVYITSDNINNKTADNTRINNIVTGLKALGIKAYNMGIGPNTHVKVLQNTNVPQNALIVDIYGGADAGTLLEMGQSWYKKIKGARSVYSIFWPPSKVITGLAFLERAHDDNYSPASFTGLANPDQYLINNGYNYIYSKDIKTIVNSIFKQVSTN
- a CDS encoding class I SAM-dependent methyltransferase, whose protein sequence is MIKISYDIKVYRQELINNIKKADVVVELGCHVGNSTAIIAELSPNGRVIALDNSPEAITPMKLLEENNSNINFYKADVRLHETLEMVAKQIKEIGRCDVLSVDLGGGYHPDTVFKVFFIWSSTLKPRLTIIRNRGLVDFIHSAQAEEEIKSQEGWLESSGNDGIPPRLKEFKLWSSKLS
- a CDS encoding response regulator, with protein sequence MEDDGILATALQVKLENWGYKSPVAFTSQDAVKQFHKTKPDLVIMDITLKGKLNGIETAELIDSELQTPIIYYSSSTDKELSARLKNIQNRDYVSKTSEDETLRSSIEKHIKLKSNRDFEKLMTQKTSRKDLTDFNKEEGDVNTNRNLNTLKNNVSYPDTESSKPKNVEAMNDKCAEANSVSSVGTFNNVSNFDESIEAKNYGSHQTIETELKKLETNFTKIFKDSKSQHQKIVELNNLVEEYKGLLAEKDIQINELKAEQTKLEERLIESKDQFRTVLNEMCSVNDQINKFIGTLND